The Dyadobacter subterraneus genome window below encodes:
- a CDS encoding NAD(P)H-dependent oxidoreductase has protein sequence MKKVLIINGHPDPGSFAVAITEAYKIGALQAGAEIKEIIVGKLDFNPILQFGYRKRTELEPDLLDAQQKILWAEHIVWIYPIWWGERPALLKGFIDRTFLPGFAFKYRENSVWWDKLLAGRSAHIIITLDQPAWYYWLVNGRPTFYSMKKMTLEFSGFKPVRTTTLGPMRNSTDTYREKWLRKIELMGKELR, from the coding sequence ATGAAAAAAGTACTTATTATAAACGGACATCCAGATCCCGGAAGTTTTGCTGTCGCGATAACAGAGGCTTACAAAATAGGAGCACTACAGGCAGGTGCGGAGATTAAAGAGATAATAGTAGGCAAGCTGGATTTCAACCCGATCCTTCAATTTGGTTACAGAAAGCGCACCGAACTGGAACCTGATTTATTAGATGCACAACAGAAAATACTTTGGGCAGAGCATATTGTCTGGATATATCCGATATGGTGGGGTGAAAGACCTGCTTTGTTGAAAGGTTTTATAGACAGGACATTTTTGCCAGGTTTTGCATTTAAATATCGTGAAAATTCAGTTTGGTGGGACAAACTTCTTGCAGGGCGCAGTGCACATATTATCATTACGCTCGACCAACCGGCCTGGTATTATTGGCTTGTAAACGGTCGGCCAACATTTTATTCCATGAAAAAGATGACATTAGAATTTTCAGGTTTTAAGCCGGTGAGGACAACAACTTTGGGACCTATGAGAAATTCTACGGATACATACCGTGAGAAGTGGCTTAGGAAAATTGAATTAATGGGTAAGGAATTAAGATAA
- a CDS encoding DUF4260 domain-containing protein — protein sequence MKNLLKLEEAAEWILSIFLFSKLEFPWWWYPALILLPDISMIGYVVNTKVGAVLYNLVHHKGVGITMAIIGFSLSIQPLMLAGLILFGHSCMDRLFGYGLKYNDSFQHTHLGKIGK from the coding sequence ATGAAGAATTTATTAAAACTGGAAGAAGCCGCAGAATGGATTCTTTCTATTTTTCTTTTTAGCAAATTAGAATTTCCCTGGTGGTGGTATCCGGCGCTCATCCTTCTTCCGGATATAAGTATGATTGGTTATGTTGTAAATACAAAAGTGGGTGCTGTTTTGTATAATCTTGTTCATCATAAAGGGGTAGGAATTACTATGGCCATAATTGGATTTTCGCTTTCAATTCAGCCTCTTATGCTAGCAGGATTAATTCTTTTTGGTCATTCCTGTATGGATCGACTATTCGGTTATGGGTTAAAGTATAATGATAGTTTTCAACATACACACTTGGGCAAAATAGGAAAGTAA
- a CDS encoding TetR/AcrR family transcriptional regulator codes for MGIVERKEREREEMRELILEAARKLFLAQGFDKTSIRNIAEAIEYSPATIYLYYKDKNELLYSLHEAGFRKMMEQFSIVATVQDPFEKLVAIGNQYLKFAIENPELYDLMFIMDAPMETLSCREEEWDEGARSFEFLRTTIAECITAGHFKNTLDVESASLTIWSFMHGLLSLHLRKRLTFLDDNREMERIQDSFKLFVEMIKSSM; via the coding sequence ATGGGAATCGTAGAACGGAAAGAAAGAGAACGTGAAGAAATGAGGGAATTGATTTTAGAGGCAGCTCGAAAACTATTCCTTGCCCAGGGATTTGATAAAACAAGTATCAGAAATATCGCGGAGGCTATTGAGTATAGTCCGGCTACCATTTATCTGTACTATAAAGATAAAAATGAACTGCTTTATTCACTTCATGAAGCAGGTTTCAGGAAAATGATGGAGCAGTTTTCTATTGTGGCTACTGTTCAGGATCCTTTCGAAAAACTCGTTGCCATTGGAAATCAATACTTGAAATTTGCGATTGAAAACCCGGAACTATATGACCTGATGTTTATTATGGACGCCCCGATGGAAACTTTATCCTGTCGGGAAGAAGAATGGGACGAAGGCGCCAGATCTTTTGAATTTCTCAGAACAACAATTGCAGAATGTATTACGGCCGGCCATTTTAAAAATACCCTGGATGTTGAAAGTGCTTCACTGACCATATGGAGTTTCATGCATGGGTTATTATCGCTTCATTTAAGGAAACGATTAACTTTTTTAGACGATAATCGTGAAATGGAACGCATTCAGGATTCTTTCAAATTATTTGTTGAAATGATTAAATCCTCAATGTAA
- a CDS encoding YceI family protein, giving the protein MAVTKWIVDPVHSDVQFKIKHLVISSITGSFKNFEGGATSDLNDFENAEIHFSLDVDSIDTNQNMRDEHLKSADFFDAAQYPHITFQSNYFHKVKGDHYKLSGLLTLKGITKPIELDAEYGGTERDTDGNIRLGFEVEGRLSRQEFGLNYMQLTETGGLLIGEDVKLIANIQLMKQN; this is encoded by the coding sequence ATGGCAGTTACAAAGTGGATAGTAGACCCGGTACACTCTGATGTACAATTTAAAATTAAACATTTGGTAATCTCTTCCATTACAGGTTCTTTCAAGAATTTTGAAGGAGGGGCAACATCTGATTTGAATGACTTTGAAAATGCAGAAATCCATTTTTCTCTGGATGTTGATAGTATTGATACAAATCAGAACATGCGGGATGAGCATTTGAAATCAGCGGACTTCTTTGATGCCGCACAGTATCCGCATATTACTTTCCAGTCAAACTATTTTCACAAAGTAAAAGGAGATCATTACAAACTTTCAGGCTTGCTGACGTTGAAAGGTATTACCAAACCTATCGAACTTGATGCTGAATATGGCGGAACGGAACGTGATACAGATGGAAATATCAGGTTGGGCTTTGAAGTAGAAGGAAGACTTAGCCGCCAGGAATTTGGATTGAATTATATGCAGCTGACAGAAACCGGTGGTCTTTTAATCGGTGAAGATGTGAAGCTGATCGCTAATATACAATTGATGAAGCAGAATTAA
- a CDS encoding transglutaminase-like domain-containing protein produces the protein MRMKGRSIFTYDVYAPTTITTMLRPRHEEGQSIISEGFYIEPTIPFSEFTDIYGNKCQRAILPVGKVTIISEVEASINATKVTPDPLPKFMLVSELPDEVMLYILPSRYCQSDLHEINMLALEIAGDLVPGYEQVEAIRSWIHNNITYQYGVTDASTTAVDLARYRFGVCRDFTHLAIALCRNLCIPTRMTVGYLDKLKDIDLHAWFEVYIGGEWYPFDAVQEKTEGYRIEIAHGRDAADVAMVTQYGNSILQSLLVEVELLEPEPGQNN, from the coding sequence ATGAGAATGAAGGGACGCAGCATATTCACTTACGACGTATATGCGCCCACAACAATTACCACAATGCTGCGCCCAAGACATGAAGAAGGCCAATCCATTATCAGTGAAGGTTTTTATATCGAACCAACAATTCCATTTTCAGAATTCACCGATATATATGGCAATAAATGTCAGCGGGCCATTTTACCCGTTGGAAAAGTAACAATTATTTCCGAAGTCGAGGCAAGCATAAATGCCACCAAAGTCACTCCGGATCCCTTACCAAAATTTATGCTGGTTAGTGAATTGCCGGATGAAGTCATGCTATACATTTTGCCCAGCCGTTATTGCCAGTCAGATTTGCACGAAATTAATATGCTTGCCCTGGAAATTGCCGGCGACCTGGTGCCAGGTTATGAGCAAGTGGAAGCGATCCGAAGCTGGATACACAATAACATTACTTACCAATATGGGGTAACGGATGCCAGTACTACCGCGGTGGATCTGGCCAGATATCGCTTCGGCGTTTGCAGGGATTTCACGCATTTGGCCATTGCGCTTTGCCGGAATCTCTGCATTCCAACACGGATGACTGTCGGATATCTCGACAAATTAAAAGACATCGATCTTCACGCGTGGTTTGAGGTTTACATCGGCGGAGAGTGGTATCCGTTTGATGCGGTGCAGGAAAAAACCGAAGGCTACCGGATTGAAATTGCGCATGGACGTGATGCTGCCGATGTGGCCATGGTTACCCAGTATGGCAATTCGATTTTGCAATCTTTACTTGTTGAAGTAGAACTGCTTGAACCAGAACCAGGTCAAAATAATTAA
- the kbl gene encoding glycine C-acetyltransferase produces the protein MYGDIKEQLQGELEGIREAGLYKTERIITTPQAAKIATDNGKEVLNFCANNYLGLSSHPDVIEAGIEAIKTHGFGMSSVRFICGTQDIHKELERKTAEFLGTEDCILYAAAFDANGGVFEPLLGEQDAIISDELNHASLIDGIRLCKAKRFRYKHNNLEDLEQQLKDAQGSRRILIVTDGVFSMDGTIAQLDKICDLAEQYGAMVMIDECHASGFIGKTGRGTHEFRNVMGRIDIITGTYGKALGGASGGFTAAKKEIVEILRQRSRPYLFSNTLAPSIVGASIKVLDLLSKSTALRDKLENSTKYFREEMTKAGFDILPGEHPIVPIMLYDAKLAQQFAAKLLDEGIYVIGFFYPVVPQGKARIRVQISAGHEQEHLEKAVAAFTKVGKELGVIS, from the coding sequence AGATATTAAAGAACAACTTCAAGGAGAACTGGAAGGCATCAGAGAAGCCGGACTTTATAAAACTGAGCGCATTATTACAACGCCTCAGGCAGCGAAAATTGCTACGGATAACGGAAAGGAAGTTCTGAATTTTTGTGCCAACAATTACCTTGGACTTTCTTCACATCCGGATGTGATCGAAGCTGGAATTGAAGCCATCAAAACACATGGTTTTGGCATGTCGTCCGTTCGTTTTATCTGCGGAACACAGGATATTCATAAAGAACTGGAACGCAAAACAGCTGAGTTTTTAGGTACGGAGGATTGTATTTTATATGCGGCCGCTTTTGATGCAAATGGTGGTGTTTTTGAACCTTTGTTGGGTGAACAGGACGCTATTATTTCTGATGAATTAAATCATGCTTCGCTAATTGACGGTATCCGTTTGTGTAAAGCAAAACGTTTCCGTTACAAGCACAATAATCTGGAAGATCTTGAACAGCAATTAAAAGATGCGCAGGGAAGTCGCCGGATTTTGATTGTTACAGATGGCGTTTTTTCAATGGACGGAACCATTGCCCAGCTTGACAAAATCTGTGACCTGGCAGAACAATATGGTGCGATGGTGATGATTGATGAATGCCACGCATCAGGATTTATTGGTAAAACAGGTCGTGGAACGCATGAATTCCGTAATGTAATGGGCCGGATCGATATCATCACCGGAACATACGGAAAAGCATTAGGCGGTGCTTCTGGAGGTTTTACAGCCGCCAAAAAGGAGATTGTTGAAATTCTTCGTCAACGTTCTCGTCCATATTTGTTTTCAAATACCTTGGCTCCGTCAATTGTTGGCGCTTCTATAAAAGTTCTGGATTTATTAAGCAAATCCACCGCACTTCGCGACAAGCTTGAAAACAGTACAAAATATTTCCGTGAAGAAATGACAAAAGCTGGTTTTGACATTCTTCCGGGTGAACATCCGATTGTCCCGATTATGCTTTATGATGCAAAACTGGCACAGCAATTTGCAGCAAAATTATTGGATGAAGGAATTTATGTAATCGGATTTTTCTATCCGGTAGTGCCACAAGGAAAAGCAAGAATTCGTGTGCAGATTTCAGCCGGACATGAGCAGGAACATCTTGAAAAAGCGGTTGCAGCTTTTACGAAAGTTGGTAAAGAACTTGGTGTGATTAGCTAA